A portion of the Nitrospinaceae bacterium genome contains these proteins:
- a CDS encoding ABC transporter substrate-binding protein — protein sequence MPASGLNASYRVPSSEKLYAQVAHLICPAMLLALMISGVFLTGCGSDPTPPGRNIIVGLESNPTQLDPRLSQDAVSGQVQRFIFNRLISRDENNKPRLELAESWERPTQLIHRFRIRPNVRFHDGALLTSADIKYTFDSIRDPALASPHAAGLRELDRIETPSPDIVVFYLKEPSAGLTDSLMLGIVPRGAGNAGRKFGENPVGTGPFRFTRFDQDERIELTANNKYFAGPPKYDRLIFRILPEETVRILELESGGLTMIQNAFSPDILPRLAANPRLKILKREGTNFTYLGFNMNDPILSRLKVRKAIAHAIDRKPIVKHILKGLATLSDSLLPQEHWAHPKGLPSYDHNPALAKKLLDEAGFPDPDGKGPLPRFTLVYKTSQNELRRRIATVIGNQLRRVGIHMRVRAYEWGTFFGDIRSGNFQLYSLTWVGISDPDIYRYIFHSRFTPPNGLNRGHYKNSRVDALVDEARSLVEPGERATLYAKAQRLIAGELPYVNLWHSVNVAAIDRRVSGYRVYPNEDLISLANARLAEPSEKGR from the coding sequence ATGCCTGCGAGCGGTCTCAATGCTTCATATCGGGTGCCCAGCTCAGAGAAGCTGTACGCCCAAGTTGCCCATCTCATCTGCCCTGCAATGCTTCTCGCATTGATGATTAGCGGGGTTTTCCTCACAGGATGCGGAAGCGACCCCACGCCACCGGGCCGCAATATTATCGTCGGCCTCGAAAGCAACCCCACCCAACTCGACCCGCGTCTCTCGCAAGATGCCGTATCAGGACAAGTTCAACGCTTCATCTTTAACCGCCTCATATCCCGAGACGAGAACAACAAACCCCGGCTCGAATTGGCCGAGAGCTGGGAGCGCCCCACCCAGCTTATCCATCGTTTCCGAATACGCCCGAACGTTCGTTTTCACGATGGCGCTCTCCTTACCTCGGCCGACATCAAATACACTTTCGATTCGATTCGAGATCCCGCCCTGGCCTCACCCCACGCGGCAGGCCTCCGCGAGTTGGACAGGATAGAAACCCCTTCGCCGGACATTGTTGTTTTCTATCTCAAGGAGCCCTCGGCGGGTCTCACCGATTCTCTCATGCTGGGCATCGTGCCCCGAGGCGCCGGAAACGCCGGGAGAAAATTCGGAGAAAACCCGGTAGGCACGGGACCCTTTCGATTCACGCGCTTTGATCAAGACGAGCGCATCGAGCTCACGGCTAACAATAAATATTTCGCCGGTCCACCAAAATATGATCGTCTGATTTTCAGGATACTGCCCGAGGAAACCGTTCGTATCCTTGAGCTTGAAAGCGGCGGCCTCACCATGATTCAGAACGCCTTCTCGCCCGACATCCTCCCCCGGCTCGCGGCCAATCCGAGGCTGAAAATACTCAAGCGCGAGGGAACCAATTTCACCTACCTGGGTTTTAATATGAACGACCCCATCCTGTCCCGGCTCAAGGTGCGCAAAGCCATTGCGCACGCAATCGACAGGAAACCCATCGTCAAACACATCCTAAAGGGGCTTGCCACCCTCTCGGACAGCCTGCTTCCGCAAGAGCATTGGGCCCACCCCAAAGGGCTGCCCAGCTACGACCACAACCCTGCGCTCGCCAAAAAGCTTCTTGATGAGGCGGGATTTCCCGATCCCGACGGGAAAGGCCCCCTCCCGCGCTTCACCCTTGTCTACAAAACTTCGCAAAATGAACTCCGGCGGCGAATCGCCACCGTCATCGGCAACCAGCTTCGGCGCGTGGGAATTCATATGCGTGTGCGAGCCTACGAGTGGGGAACATTTTTCGGCGACATCCGAAGCGGCAACTTTCAGTTGTACAGCCTGACCTGGGTCGGCATCTCGGACCCTGATATTTACCGCTATATATTTCACAGTCGATTCACCCCGCCAAACGGTTTGAACCGTGGTCATTATAAAAATTCGCGGGTCGACGCGTTAGTTGATGAAGCGCGCTCCCTTGTGGAGCCCGGTGAAAGAGCCACACTTTATGCCAAAGCCCAGCGACTCATCGCTGGAGAGCTTCCATACGTGAACCTCTGGCACAGCGTAAATGTTGCCGCCATTGACCGCCGGGTTTCGGGATACCGGGTTTATCCGAACGAGGACCTCATATCCTTGGCAAATGCGCGCCTGGCCGAACCAAGCGAAAAAGGACGATGA
- a CDS encoding peroxiredoxin family protein: MVQLQEYLEKFTQLNTEVIAVSTDDELKILKSSRELGVRFRLISDVERRVIGLFDVLHPKQRIARPATFIIDKRGRIRYRYIGKDYSDRPPIKGIMQVLSWM, encoded by the coding sequence CTGGTTCAGCTCCAGGAGTATTTAGAGAAATTCACCCAACTCAACACCGAAGTCATTGCTGTGAGCACGGATGATGAGTTGAAGATCCTCAAATCCTCAAGAGAGCTTGGGGTTCGATTCAGATTGATTTCTGACGTCGAGCGCCGGGTGATCGGGTTGTTCGATGTACTCCATCCCAAACAGAGGATTGCCCGCCCGGCGACTTTTATTATTGATAAGCGGGGGCGCATCCGCTATCGCTATATCGGCAAAGATTATTCCGACCGGCCACCGATAAAAGGTATTATGCAGGTCTTGTCGTGGATGTAG
- the dacB gene encoding D-alanyl-D-alanine carboxypeptidase/D-alanyl-D-alanine-endopeptidase, with protein sequence MNFFNHSCLPRVLSGVLMLALGVSFMPPDALAARKKRANKVRISSVKIFRDTVNRAIKRECRITGELGVHIRSISAGETLFSHRAEEKRVPASNMKLMTTAAALAYLGPDYTFSTDVYTTGTIRKGVLKGDLFLKGYGDPTFVQERVRELAYSLYLKGVRQVLGDLIADDSFFDGQRYGKDWKVNGSGKAYLAPYSALSVNFSLVNVQVDPGSGPGALARVQLIPPSDTIGLKNSLKTVSRRKRPRVRVSRRTAGGKDWIHVSGRTPARKRTRRYTISVSDPTRFAAGTFSALLKKEGIRFRGRILKGKTPPDAKLIARQNSRVLGEIIRGLNKHSNNLTAELILKTLGAEIYGLPGTTEKGLVAVKKYLLHLGIPQDAFDFSDGSGLSRKNRITPRAIVTLLSSVYHDFRILPEYLASLAVVGVDGTIRKRLRRSRASRRIRAKTGLLAGIHALSGFAAADNGETLAFSILSNQNGCRPKRLMNRISLAMTQLNRPVPKSFHHKHNPPRQMLLRPMPNPLKRDRWRRSGRARSETQGAMGGAKR encoded by the coding sequence ATGAATTTTTTTAATCATTCATGCCTCCCCAGGGTGCTTAGTGGTGTTCTGATGCTCGCTCTGGGCGTTTCTTTCATGCCGCCAGATGCTCTTGCGGCCCGCAAGAAGCGAGCTAATAAAGTCCGGATCTCATCGGTTAAAATTTTCAGAGACACCGTTAATCGCGCCATAAAAAGAGAATGCCGAATTACGGGTGAACTTGGTGTGCACATTCGTTCGATTTCTGCGGGCGAAACGCTTTTTTCGCATCGGGCCGAGGAGAAAAGGGTGCCCGCCTCGAATATGAAGTTGATGACGACGGCGGCGGCGCTTGCTTATCTGGGGCCCGACTACACTTTTTCGACCGATGTTTATACGACCGGCACTATTAGAAAGGGTGTTCTCAAGGGCGATTTGTTTCTCAAGGGCTACGGCGATCCCACATTTGTTCAAGAGCGGGTTCGGGAGTTGGCGTATTCGTTGTATCTCAAAGGCGTTCGCCAGGTTTTAGGTGATCTGATTGCGGATGATAGTTTTTTCGATGGGCAGCGGTATGGAAAAGACTGGAAGGTAAACGGATCGGGCAAGGCTTATCTGGCGCCCTACTCGGCACTTTCCGTGAATTTCAGCCTCGTGAACGTGCAGGTTGATCCGGGCTCCGGGCCAGGGGCTCTTGCGCGGGTTCAGCTTATTCCGCCCTCGGATACCATCGGCCTTAAAAATAGCTTGAAAACGGTTTCCCGCCGCAAACGCCCAAGGGTGCGGGTGAGCCGTCGTACGGCAGGCGGTAAAGATTGGATTCATGTCAGCGGGCGAACGCCAGCCAGAAAGCGCACCCGGCGTTATACCATTTCGGTATCCGATCCCACCCGATTTGCCGCCGGGACATTTTCGGCACTTTTGAAAAAAGAGGGTATCCGCTTCAGGGGCAGAATACTCAAGGGCAAAACGCCTCCCGATGCCAAACTCATCGCGAGGCAAAACTCGCGCGTCCTGGGCGAGATAATTCGCGGGCTGAATAAGCACAGCAACAATCTGACGGCCGAGTTGATACTTAAAACTCTCGGAGCGGAAATTTACGGTCTTCCGGGCACCACCGAGAAGGGACTTGTTGCGGTGAAAAAATATCTCCTCCATTTGGGAATTCCCCAGGACGCATTCGATTTTTCAGATGGCTCGGGGCTTAGCCGAAAAAACCGGATAACACCCAGGGCCATAGTCACGCTTCTTTCGAGCGTTTATCACGATTTTCGGATTTTGCCCGAATACCTTGCCTCCTTGGCTGTGGTGGGTGTGGATGGGACGATTCGAAAGCGCCTCCGTCGAAGCCGCGCCTCAAGACGAATTCGCGCAAAGACGGGTCTGCTGGCTGGGATTCATGCGTTGAGCGGGTTTGCGGCCGCCGATAATGGCGAGACACTGGCCTTTTCCATTTTATCGAACCAAAACGGCTGCCGCCCTAAAAGATTGATGAACCGTATTTCTCTTGCCATGACACAGTTGAACCGTCCTGTTCCTAAAAGTTTTCACCATAAGCATAATCCGCCGCGCCAGATGCTCCTTCGTCCCATGCCCAATCCTCTTAAGCGGGATCGCTGGAGGCGAAGTGGTCGGGCGCGCAGTGAAACCCAAGGCGCTATGGGCGGGGCAAAACGTTGA
- the recJ gene encoding single-stranded-DNA-specific exonuclease RecJ, producing the protein MASNEQRAASYRNGRNASAGLPVFPNRWTVKQIDEGLAARLSEALRVPALLGRLLALRGISGAEEAEVFLDAPLTALHDPFLMKGMEEAAAHLAQEVMKGHPIGIYGDYDTDGISSTTLLVLFFRSLGVTTPYFIPRRMEEGYGLHLSGLMALREAGCETIVTVDTGITAVDVAREARENGIHLIITDHHAPPEVLPEALAVVNPRQEDCAYPFKSLSGVGVAFKVATAVRRRLRDEGFEGELPNLKQHLDLVALGTVADIVPLVDENHILVRGGLEVISSVMNSGSAAVEAYKGKPGIRALVAAADLKAESITAGHIGFVLAPRLNAAGRVGDPRLGVDLLMEVDSALARPRSEKLEVWNRQRQDLEREAHKEALEQIEAMGLADEHQSLVLASEKWHPGVIGIVASRMVEKFNRPSVLIHLDGEVGKGSCRGVPGVNLVEILERCSGSLIQFGGHKGAAGLSIKRENVTQFREEFENAARDALGGEPARPELLLDGVVDFSELEMPLVEMLERMAPFGMGNPQPVFATSGVEVVGRPETVGKGKHLKMRIRQRGQVVDSIGFGLGGFLEDEAFLKGKLDVAYNAGVNRWRGSARVQIQIKALRPAGG; encoded by the coding sequence ATGGCCTCTAACGAGCAGCGAGCAGCTAGTTACCGTAACGGCCGGAACGCCTCTGCGGGGCTGCCCGTATTTCCGAATCGATGGACAGTCAAACAAATTGATGAAGGTCTTGCCGCCCGCTTGTCGGAGGCGCTAAGGGTGCCTGCGCTCCTGGGGCGCCTCCTGGCGCTTCGGGGAATTTCCGGGGCCGAGGAAGCCGAAGTTTTTCTAGACGCGCCGCTTACCGCGCTGCACGATCCCTTTTTAATGAAGGGAATGGAGGAGGCCGCAGCTCATCTGGCTCAAGAGGTGATGAAAGGCCACCCGATAGGTATTTATGGCGACTATGACACGGATGGAATTTCCTCGACCACGCTTTTGGTCCTTTTTTTTAGATCGCTCGGAGTAACTACCCCTTACTTTATTCCCCGCCGGATGGAGGAGGGCTACGGCCTTCACCTATCTGGGTTGATGGCGCTCCGGGAGGCCGGGTGCGAGACGATAGTGACTGTGGACACTGGCATCACGGCGGTGGATGTGGCGCGCGAGGCACGTGAAAACGGTATCCATCTCATCATTACAGATCATCATGCCCCGCCCGAGGTTCTTCCCGAGGCCCTTGCCGTTGTTAATCCGCGCCAAGAGGATTGCGCCTATCCTTTTAAAAGTTTGAGTGGTGTGGGTGTCGCCTTTAAAGTTGCCACGGCCGTAAGGCGTCGTCTTCGCGACGAAGGTTTTGAGGGTGAGCTTCCCAATCTCAAACAACACCTCGATCTCGTGGCGCTGGGTACGGTGGCGGACATCGTTCCTCTTGTAGATGAAAATCATATCTTGGTTCGGGGGGGCCTTGAGGTAATTTCCTCGGTTATGAATTCCGGTAGCGCGGCGGTGGAGGCCTACAAAGGTAAGCCGGGTATAAGGGCTCTTGTGGCCGCTGCGGATTTAAAAGCGGAGTCGATTACGGCGGGACACATTGGTTTCGTCCTTGCGCCCCGACTGAATGCGGCCGGAAGAGTGGGGGACCCGCGCCTAGGGGTGGACCTTCTTATGGAAGTCGATTCGGCGCTGGCCAGGCCACGCTCGGAAAAACTAGAGGTGTGGAATCGGCAGCGGCAGGACCTTGAGCGTGAGGCGCACAAAGAGGCCTTGGAGCAAATTGAGGCGATGGGACTTGCCGATGAGCACCAATCTCTTGTCCTGGCGAGCGAGAAATGGCACCCGGGCGTAATCGGAATTGTCGCCTCAAGAATGGTTGAGAAATTTAACAGGCCATCGGTGCTTATCCACCTCGATGGTGAGGTGGGGAAGGGGTCCTGCCGAGGTGTTCCCGGGGTCAATCTGGTTGAGATTTTGGAAAGGTGCTCGGGCTCGCTGATCCAGTTCGGGGGGCACAAGGGTGCGGCGGGTTTGTCGATCAAGCGGGAAAATGTGACTCAATTTCGGGAAGAATTTGAGAATGCCGCCCGTGATGCTCTTGGTGGGGAGCCAGCCAGACCAGAATTGTTGTTGGATGGTGTGGTGGATTTCTCGGAACTTGAGATGCCCCTGGTCGAAATGTTGGAAAGAATGGCGCCCTTTGGGATGGGGAATCCCCAGCCTGTTTTTGCCACCTCGGGTGTGGAGGTGGTGGGTCGCCCTGAAACTGTGGGGAAGGGGAAGCATTTGAAAATGAGAATTCGCCAACGAGGGCAGGTGGTCGATTCCATTGGTTTTGGCCTGGGTGGTTTTCTTGAGGACGAGGCGTTTTTGAAGGGCAAGCTGGATGTTGCTTATAACGCCGGTGTGAATCGGTGGCGCGGAAGCGCGAGGGTGCAGATTCAGATTAAAGCGCTGCGGCCCGCAGGCGGTTAG
- the moaD gene encoding molybdopterin converting factor subunit 1, with protein sequence MLVTVKCFAWARDVTGEDEIELEVPESGTVKDLRAALAQKFPPFSEKMESIAVSVNQEFAGDSHAVAAGDELALIPPISGGVA encoded by the coding sequence ATGCTGGTTACCGTTAAATGTTTTGCCTGGGCTCGGGACGTTACGGGCGAGGATGAAATCGAACTTGAGGTGCCTGAAAGCGGCACAGTAAAAGATCTGCGCGCTGCACTTGCCCAAAAATTTCCGCCCTTTTCCGAGAAGATGGAATCTATCGCCGTTTCAGTTAACCAGGAGTTTGCTGGAGATTCCCACGCTGTTGCGGCGGGCGATGAATTGGCTCTTATTCCTCCCATCAGCGGAGGTGTCGCATGA
- a CDS encoding molybdenum cofactor biosynthesis protein MoaE, with product MICKIVERPVDMDALIKDVSADDIGGVCTFIGLVRNHSRGEQVTHLEYQAYPEMSEKKMRQVVEEITERYGVERVAMEHRIGTLQIGEIAVGIAAASAHRDASFKACRYAIDRIKQIVPIWKKEFGEGGAVWVEECSVDAEIS from the coding sequence ATGATCTGCAAAATTGTCGAGCGTCCTGTTGATATGGATGCGCTCATCAAGGATGTTTCTGCCGATGATATCGGCGGTGTGTGTACGTTTATCGGGCTCGTGCGAAATCACAGCCGCGGCGAGCAGGTTACGCATCTTGAGTATCAGGCCTACCCCGAGATGTCGGAGAAAAAAATGCGCCAGGTGGTTGAGGAAATCACCGAGCGCTATGGGGTGGAACGTGTCGCTATGGAGCACCGCATCGGCACCCTTCAAATCGGTGAGATCGCTGTGGGCATTGCGGCGGCCTCGGCCCATCGGGATGCCTCGTTCAAGGCTTGCCGATATGCGATTGACCGCATAAAGCAGATCGTACCGATCTGGAAAAAAGAATTTGGCGAGGGTGGGGCCGTTTGGGTTGAAGAATGTTCCGTGGATGCCGAAATTTCTTGA
- a CDS encoding amino acid ABC transporter substrate-binding protein: protein MMKSILKVVMVAVLTVVVAWAGNVWAAGQITVGVAVSQTGRYAEPAGRFVNSWKMYVDQQNAKGGWIGKKINLTILDDKSDKQQSIKLFEKLITHDKVNFTMGPYSSGITDAVANIIERYKYPTMAPGASSGVIWQKGRKYLFNIIAVAQDYQKGALHIAKDIGVKRIAVVGEDSLFPRQTAEGVRAWAKKLGLKIVLEESYPRKQQDFTALLTKIKSRRAEALISNSYFADATAQIRGLRELNINLKMFAGTVGPALPKFAKSLGNTAEYVLGFSQWEPKPDILKRAGMKAYIAEYVKRYGVKPNYHAGQSYASFQVLGAAIAAAGSIDRAKVWKTMRSFSTNTVIGPWKVDGNNLNSHEGLTFQILKGQRKIVWPAKLAEAKYTLPMPNWKSR, encoded by the coding sequence TTGATGAAGAGTATTTTAAAGGTAGTAATGGTTGCGGTGTTGACCGTGGTTGTTGCCTGGGCTGGCAATGTTTGGGCAGCTGGTCAGATCACGGTAGGCGTTGCCGTATCGCAAACGGGCCGCTATGCCGAGCCCGCGGGCAGGTTTGTGAATTCTTGGAAAATGTATGTTGATCAACAGAATGCCAAGGGCGGTTGGATTGGTAAGAAGATCAATTTGACCATTCTTGATGATAAGTCGGACAAGCAGCAGAGCATCAAGCTTTTCGAGAAATTGATTACCCATGATAAAGTTAACTTCACCATGGGCCCCTATTCTTCGGGCATCACCGACGCCGTGGCCAATATTATCGAGCGCTACAAGTATCCGACGATGGCGCCGGGCGCCTCCTCGGGTGTTATCTGGCAGAAGGGGCGCAAGTACCTGTTCAACATCATCGCCGTTGCCCAGGACTACCAGAAGGGCGCGCTCCACATTGCCAAAGATATTGGCGTCAAGCGCATCGCTGTTGTTGGTGAGGACAGCCTCTTCCCCCGCCAGACGGCAGAGGGTGTACGCGCCTGGGCGAAGAAGCTTGGCCTGAAAATCGTTCTTGAGGAGAGCTATCCGAGAAAGCAGCAGGACTTCACCGCTCTTCTTACGAAGATCAAGTCCCGCCGCGCCGAGGCCCTGATCTCGAACAGCTACTTCGCCGATGCGACTGCCCAGATTCGCGGTCTCCGCGAGTTGAACATCAATCTCAAGATGTTTGCCGGAACCGTTGGCCCTGCGCTTCCCAAGTTCGCCAAGTCACTCGGAAATACGGCTGAGTATGTCCTCGGGTTCAGCCAGTGGGAGCCCAAGCCTGATATTCTCAAACGGGCCGGCATGAAGGCCTATATCGCCGAGTATGTAAAACGCTATGGCGTGAAGCCCAACTATCATGCTGGCCAGTCCTATGCCTCCTTCCAGGTGCTCGGCGCAGCTATCGCGGCTGCGGGAAGCATCGATCGCGCAAAGGTGTGGAAAACGATGCGCTCGTTCAGCACCAACACGGTCATCGGCCCCTGGAAGGTTGACGGCAATAACCTGAATAGCCATGAAGGCCTGACCTTCCAGATTCTCAAAGGCCAGAGGAAGATCGTTTGGCCCGCGAAGCTGGCGGAGGCGAAATACACGCTTCCCATGCCGAACTGGAAGAGCCGTTAA
- a CDS encoding branched-chain amino acid ABC transporter permease has protein sequence MEKAERRSAYMLAGFLVIAYSLPFAIGIYTENVFFDRQWLADLATVLLNGVMQGGVYAMFAVGLTMIFGVMRIINVAHGEMVMLGAYLSYAAFFWFGFDPLLSMVFTLPIAFGLGWMIQKFLLNAVVGGPELTPLLMTFGLGLVMIYGVEWQFTTDYKTIPYAPDAFQITESIVVGKSRLISFGMALVISVGVFMFLKVHRIGKAIRATSQNADVAMVCGINISQIYMITSGISAALAVAGGALVSIQFGFNPETGIIYTLQAFAIIVLGGRGHYIGAMIGGVMLAVMESIISFMLPNGTALVEIAAYGLMIFVLLIRPRGLMGPKTDY, from the coding sequence ATGGAAAAGGCTGAACGAAGAAGCGCATACATGTTGGCCGGGTTTTTGGTTATCGCCTACTCCCTGCCTTTTGCCATTGGTATTTATACCGAAAACGTTTTTTTCGACCGCCAGTGGCTGGCCGACCTGGCTACCGTTCTGTTGAACGGGGTGATGCAGGGCGGCGTGTACGCGATGTTTGCCGTCGGATTGACGATGATTTTCGGCGTCATGCGGATTATCAACGTGGCCCATGGCGAGATGGTCATGCTCGGCGCTTATTTAAGCTACGCTGCTTTTTTCTGGTTCGGCTTTGATCCGCTTCTCTCTATGGTTTTTACGCTTCCGATTGCTTTCGGCCTTGGCTGGATGATACAGAAATTTCTCCTCAACGCCGTGGTCGGCGGCCCCGAGCTTACCCCGCTTTTGATGACCTTTGGCCTCGGTCTCGTGATGATCTATGGCGTGGAATGGCAGTTCACCACCGACTACAAGACCATCCCCTATGCCCCCGACGCATTTCAGATCACCGAAAGTATCGTGGTGGGAAAAAGCCGGTTGATTAGTTTCGGGATGGCGCTTGTCATCTCGGTGGGCGTGTTTATGTTTTTAAAAGTGCACCGAATCGGGAAGGCCATTCGGGCCACTTCACAAAACGCCGATGTCGCCATGGTTTGCGGGATCAACATTTCCCAAATCTACATGATTACATCGGGGATTAGCGCGGCGCTCGCGGTTGCCGGGGGCGCGCTGGTCTCGATTCAATTCGGTTTTAATCCCGAAACGGGAATAATCTATACCCTACAGGCATTCGCCATCATCGTTCTCGGCGGGCGCGGGCACTATATCGGCGCCATGATTGGCGGCGTCATGTTGGCCGTCATGGAGAGCATAATTTCCTTCATGCTTCCGAATGGAACGGCGCTGGTTGAAATCGCGGCATACGGCCTGATGATTTTCGTGCTTTTAATTCGTCCCCGGGGCTTGATGGGGCCGAAAACCGATTATTAA
- a CDS encoding branched-chain amino acid ABC transporter permease yields the protein MSNKDHWRNLGILGGSVVLLLFVPPIFSIYIRSFFMFMMMYVVLSLSWNIISGYTGYISFGHVVFYGVGTYTTAILVVDYGWHWIGGLIAAGVVGVVYAILIGFPVLRLKGPYFAIAMLGAAEGTRVIAINWVSLTHGADGIAYKNIENSWETYHAMLVLMIVTIIVSYWVGHSRFGIRLNAIREDEIAAESLGVNTTFYKLAALALSAFFAAIAGGIQGYKTLYIEPESEFFILVTIYMKLFAMFGGRGTVVGPILGVAVLYSVQEYTWIRFPTAHLITFGIFIILVARFMPRGLMGFAIDHGWARKGMVH from the coding sequence GTGAGCAATAAAGATCATTGGAGAAATCTTGGCATTCTGGGCGGGAGCGTGGTGCTCCTTTTGTTTGTCCCGCCGATATTTTCCATTTATATCCGATCTTTTTTCATGTTCATGATGATGTACGTCGTTCTCTCGTTGAGCTGGAATATCATTAGCGGCTACACGGGCTACATCTCATTTGGTCATGTCGTTTTCTATGGTGTCGGAACCTACACAACGGCCATCCTCGTGGTGGACTACGGCTGGCATTGGATAGGTGGCCTCATAGCCGCCGGGGTGGTCGGGGTTGTCTATGCTATTCTAATCGGGTTTCCCGTCTTAAGGCTCAAGGGCCCTTACTTTGCCATCGCCATGCTCGGTGCCGCCGAGGGTACGCGGGTTATCGCCATCAACTGGGTGAGCCTGACGCATGGCGCAGATGGCATCGCCTATAAAAATATTGAAAATTCGTGGGAAACCTACCACGCCATGCTCGTCTTGATGATCGTCACCATTATTGTTTCCTACTGGGTGGGGCATTCAAGATTCGGCATACGATTAAATGCCATTCGGGAAGATGAAATCGCCGCCGAGTCCCTGGGGGTGAACACCACTTTTTATAAATTGGCTGCGCTGGCCCTCTCCGCATTTTTCGCGGCCATAGCGGGCGGCATCCAGGGTTATAAAACGCTCTATATCGAGCCGGAATCGGAATTTTTTATCCTGGTGACGATTTACATGAAGCTGTTCGCCATGTTCGGAGGCAGGGGGACCGTTGTTGGTCCGATATTGGGTGTTGCGGTGCTTTACTCCGTTCAGGAGTACACCTGGATTCGCTTCCCCACGGCGCACCTCATTACATTCGGTATCTTCATCATTCTCGTAGCGCGTTTCATGCCCCGTGGTCTGATGGGTTTTGCTATTGATCACGGTTGGGCGCGCAAGGGAATGGTTCACTAA